From Actinoplanes oblitus, a single genomic window includes:
- a CDS encoding MBL fold metallo-hydrolase, with product MQQERLIPLVDQGLGNSAYLLDTGDGRALAVDAPRDLRALRAAAGRRGLTVAWAADTHLHADFLSGAVQLAATDGAQILASVAGMRAFDHRGLADGDEVDLGGLTLRALATPGHTDEHLSFLLLDGPAPVGVFTGGSLIVGSAARTDLLGDDRTAELTRAQYASVHRLATLPDATHVWPTHGAGSFCSAPPGAARTSTIGAERAGNPLLAAPDVDAFVAQLVGSLGSYPAYFRWLAEVNRRGPAVVDTTPALPHLSEGEVRRLLADGAVIVDVRPVADVAAGHIPGAIAIPLRTQFATWLGWLVSPEVPVVIVRNHDQNPADILWPALNIGFERLAGELAGGMPAWAGEVITTRLVRPNQVDAPVLDIRQAAEYGGGHLPGAVHVELGQLPGAGDPVPTGPAVVMCGHGERAMTAATVLERTGRRDLAVLTGGPDDWAAATGRRLQEGS from the coding sequence ATGCAGCAAGAGCGGTTGATCCCGCTGGTGGACCAGGGTTTAGGCAACAGCGCCTACCTGCTCGACACCGGCGACGGCCGGGCCTTGGCCGTGGACGCGCCCCGGGATCTGCGGGCACTACGGGCCGCAGCGGGCCGACGGGGCCTGACGGTGGCTTGGGCGGCCGACACCCACCTGCACGCCGACTTCCTCTCCGGCGCCGTGCAGCTGGCAGCGACCGACGGCGCGCAGATCCTGGCTTCGGTGGCCGGGATGCGCGCGTTCGACCATCGCGGTCTGGCCGACGGTGACGAGGTGGACCTCGGCGGGCTCACGCTGCGCGCTCTCGCGACGCCCGGGCACACCGACGAGCACCTGTCGTTCCTGCTGCTCGACGGCCCGGCGCCGGTGGGGGTGTTCACCGGCGGGTCGTTGATCGTCGGGTCCGCCGCCCGCACCGACCTGCTCGGCGACGACCGCACCGCCGAGCTGACCCGGGCTCAGTACGCGTCGGTGCACCGCCTCGCGACGCTCCCGGACGCCACCCATGTGTGGCCCACCCACGGCGCCGGCTCGTTCTGCTCCGCCCCGCCCGGCGCTGCCCGCACCAGCACCATCGGTGCGGAGAGGGCCGGCAACCCGCTGCTGGCCGCGCCGGACGTCGACGCGTTCGTCGCCCAACTCGTCGGCTCGCTGGGCTCCTACCCGGCGTACTTCCGGTGGCTGGCCGAGGTCAACCGGCGCGGCCCCGCCGTCGTCGACACCACCCCGGCGCTGCCGCACCTGTCCGAGGGCGAGGTCCGCCGGCTGCTCGCCGACGGCGCGGTGATCGTGGACGTGCGGCCGGTGGCCGATGTCGCCGCCGGGCACATTCCCGGCGCGATCGCGATACCGCTGCGCACGCAGTTCGCCACCTGGCTCGGCTGGCTCGTCAGCCCCGAGGTCCCTGTGGTGATCGTGCGCAACCACGACCAGAACCCGGCCGACATCCTGTGGCCGGCGCTGAACATCGGATTTGAGCGCCTGGCCGGCGAGCTCGCCGGTGGCATGCCCGCGTGGGCCGGTGAGGTCATCACCACCCGGCTGGTCCGCCCCAATCAGGTCGACGCGCCGGTGCTCGACATCCGGCAGGCCGCCGAATACGGCGGCGGGCACCTGCCCGGCGCCGTCCACGTCGAGCTCGGCCAGCTGCCCGGCGCCGGCGACCCGGTGCCGACCGGGCCCGCGGTGGTGATGTGCGGGCACGGCGAACGGGCTATGACCGCCGCCACCGTGCTCGAGCGCACCGGCCGCCGCGATCTGGCCGTGCTGACCGGTGGGCCCGACGACTGGGCCGCCGCAACCGGCCGTCGCCTGCAGGAGGGCTCATGA
- a CDS encoding ArsR/SmtB family transcription factor, translating into MGDPVAKAELFDSLARVGKALGSGKRLELLDLLAQGERSVEALARAAHLGVTTCSAHLQTLRQAGLVATRRDGTKIHYRLAGPDVAALYALLRDVAANRSAAAAAARDAYLGADDTDIIGREELQRRLAAGEVIAVDVRPAEEYTAGHIPGAVSIPLDQLANRLADLPTGVDLVAYCRGAYCVLAHDAVRLLTARGRHAARLADGMLEWRLADLPVDVTTAA; encoded by the coding sequence ATGGGTGATCCGGTTGCCAAAGCCGAGCTGTTCGACTCCCTCGCCCGCGTCGGCAAGGCCCTGGGCAGCGGCAAGCGCCTGGAACTGCTGGACCTGCTCGCCCAAGGCGAACGCAGCGTCGAGGCTCTGGCCCGCGCCGCTCACCTCGGGGTGACCACCTGCTCGGCGCACCTGCAGACGCTGCGCCAAGCCGGGCTGGTCGCGACCCGCCGCGACGGCACCAAAATCCACTACCGGCTCGCCGGGCCGGATGTGGCCGCGCTGTACGCGCTGCTGCGCGACGTCGCGGCGAACCGTTCCGCCGCGGCCGCCGCCGCACGCGACGCCTACCTCGGCGCCGACGACACCGACATCATCGGCCGCGAGGAGTTGCAGCGGCGCCTGGCCGCGGGGGAGGTGATCGCCGTGGACGTGCGCCCGGCCGAGGAGTACACCGCGGGCCACATCCCCGGCGCCGTCTCCATCCCCCTGGACCAGCTCGCCAACCGGCTGGCCGACCTACCCACCGGCGTCGACCTGGTGGCCTACTGCCGCGGCGCGTACTGCGTGCTGGCCCACGACGCTGTCCGACTCCTGACCGCCCGCGGCCGCCACGCCGCCCGACTGGCCGACGGGATGCTCGAATGGCGGCTGGCCGACCTGCCCGTTGACGTCACCACCGCGGCGTAA
- a CDS encoding TerC family protein translates to MEITGWLWTVTLVGLGALVLADLAMVGRRPHEPSLRECALWVTGYIVLALLFAGFLWLRFDGEAAGQYLAGWLTEYSLSVDNLFVFVIIMARFRIERRHQQKVLLVGIILSLLLRGAFIALGAAAISRFTWVFYIFGGFLIYTAVRIFGYDSNEPEYTENLIIRWARRVLPMTGTYDNARLTTRDARGRRRLTPLIVVLIAIGTTDVIFALDSLPAIFGLTDQPYLIFTATVFAMMGLRQLYFLLGGLLDRFVYLSVGLGVVLGFIGVKLVLQALSENNLPFLNGGRPVGWAPHISIGVSLSVIAATLVLTAIASVIKARLDAAAKVSPRR, encoded by the coding sequence GTGGAGATCACCGGCTGGTTGTGGACGGTCACCCTGGTCGGTCTCGGTGCCCTGGTGTTGGCCGACCTGGCCATGGTCGGGCGGCGCCCGCACGAGCCGTCGCTGCGCGAATGCGCCCTGTGGGTGACCGGCTACATCGTCCTGGCGCTGCTGTTCGCCGGATTCCTCTGGCTGCGCTTCGACGGCGAGGCCGCCGGGCAGTACCTGGCCGGATGGCTCACCGAGTACAGCCTGTCGGTCGACAACCTGTTCGTCTTCGTGATCATCATGGCGCGGTTCCGGATCGAACGCCGCCACCAGCAGAAGGTGCTGCTCGTCGGGATCATCCTGTCGCTGCTGCTGCGCGGCGCCTTCATCGCCCTCGGCGCGGCCGCGATCAGCCGGTTCACCTGGGTTTTCTACATCTTCGGCGGCTTTCTGATCTACACCGCGGTCCGGATCTTCGGCTACGACAGCAACGAACCGGAGTACACCGAGAACCTGATCATCCGGTGGGCGCGGCGCGTGCTGCCGATGACCGGCACCTACGACAACGCCCGGCTGACCACCCGCGACGCCCGCGGCCGCCGCCGGCTCACCCCGCTGATCGTGGTCCTCATCGCGATCGGCACCACCGACGTGATCTTCGCGCTGGACTCGCTGCCGGCCATCTTCGGCCTCACCGACCAGCCCTACCTGATCTTCACGGCGACCGTTTTCGCCATGATGGGCCTGCGCCAGCTGTACTTCCTGCTCGGCGGCCTGCTCGACCGCTTCGTCTACCTGTCGGTCGGCCTGGGGGTGGTGCTCGGCTTCATCGGCGTCAAACTCGTCCTCCAGGCACTGTCCGAAAACAACCTTCCGTTTCTCAACGGCGGCCGCCCGGTCGGCTGGGCACCGCACATCAGCATCGGCGTGTCCCTGTCGGTGATCGCCGCGACCCTCGTGCTCACCGCGATCGCCTCAGTGATCAAAGCGCGCCTGGACGCTGCCGCCAAGGTCAGCCCACGCCGCTAA
- a CDS encoding TetR/AcrR family transcriptional regulator: MPRTPTPGTRDAILRTASGLFYRHGVRAVGMAQVIDAAGCGKNLLYRHFPSKADLAAAYLSLVRAERDRSIGAALRPATDPAARLVALVSEVAELVSDPAYRGCAFRNYLTEFPGEDDEPARIAKTYLRDTRAQVDDLVAALGKPARDADRIWLLIGGLHGGSAEQAPVAVAWVRELVAP, translated from the coding sequence ATGCCGCGCACACCGACCCCCGGAACCCGCGACGCGATCCTGCGCACCGCCAGCGGCCTGTTCTACCGCCACGGCGTGCGCGCCGTCGGCATGGCCCAGGTCATCGACGCCGCCGGCTGCGGCAAGAACCTGCTCTACCGGCACTTCCCCAGCAAGGCCGACCTGGCCGCCGCCTATCTGAGCCTGGTCCGCGCCGAGCGCGACCGGTCGATCGGTGCGGCCCTGCGCCCGGCCACCGACCCGGCCGCGCGACTGGTCGCCCTGGTCAGCGAGGTCGCCGAGCTGGTCAGCGACCCGGCGTACCGGGGTTGCGCCTTCCGCAACTACCTGACCGAGTTCCCCGGCGAGGACGACGAGCCGGCCCGCATCGCGAAGACGTACCTGCGCGACACCCGCGCCCAGGTCGACGACCTCGTCGCCGCCCTCGGCAAGCCGGCGCGCGACGCGGACCGCATCTGGCTGCTGATCGGTGGCCTGCACGGCGGGTCAGCCGAGCAGGCGCCCGTCGCCGTCGCGTGGGTCCGCGAACTCGTCGCGCCCTGA
- a CDS encoding acetyl-CoA C-acyltransferase has translation MRDAVIVDAVRTPVAKGKPSGAYAGVHPVTLHAHVLRSLVDRVPGLDPAALDDVIGGVVAQVGEQSTNATRLAAFAAGFPESVPGVTVDRQCGSSQQALSFAAQGVISGAYDIVIASGAESMSRVPIGSQTLVDGARADVGGPLITDRYPGGLIPQGVAAELIARKWGLSRTQLDEFALLSHQNAARAWSAGRFAAQTAPLTDLQTDETVRPDAHPAAMAALRPSFADERWEQRFGSIDWKVTAGNSSPVNDGAAALLITTSEIAARNGWRPRARIHTAVAAGDDPIYMLTGIIPATAKVLRRAGLSLADIDAFEVNEAFSSVVLAWLAETGADPARVNMDGGAIAIGHPLGASGARLATTLLGVLEHTGGRFGLQTMCEAGGTANATIIERL, from the coding sequence ATGCGAGACGCCGTCATCGTCGACGCGGTGCGCACCCCGGTGGCCAAGGGAAAGCCGAGCGGCGCCTACGCCGGCGTGCACCCGGTCACGCTGCACGCCCACGTCTTGCGGTCGCTGGTCGACCGGGTGCCCGGCCTCGACCCGGCCGCGCTCGACGACGTGATCGGCGGGGTCGTCGCCCAGGTGGGGGAGCAGTCGACAAACGCCACCCGGCTCGCCGCGTTCGCCGCCGGGTTCCCCGAATCGGTGCCCGGGGTGACAGTGGACCGGCAGTGCGGCAGCAGCCAGCAGGCGCTCAGCTTCGCCGCGCAGGGCGTGATCTCCGGAGCCTATGACATCGTGATCGCCTCCGGCGCCGAATCCATGTCCCGCGTCCCGATCGGCAGCCAGACCCTGGTCGACGGGGCGCGCGCCGACGTCGGCGGGCCGCTGATCACCGACCGCTACCCCGGCGGCCTCATCCCGCAGGGCGTCGCCGCCGAGCTGATCGCCCGCAAGTGGGGCCTGTCGCGCACCCAGCTCGACGAGTTCGCCCTGCTCAGCCACCAGAACGCGGCGCGCGCCTGGTCCGCGGGCCGATTCGCGGCGCAGACCGCGCCACTCACGGATCTCCAGACCGACGAGACGGTACGCCCGGACGCGCACCCGGCAGCGATGGCGGCGCTGCGTCCGAGCTTCGCCGACGAACGGTGGGAGCAGCGCTTCGGCAGCATCGACTGGAAGGTCACCGCCGGCAACTCGAGCCCGGTCAACGACGGTGCCGCCGCCCTGCTGATCACCACCAGTGAGATCGCGGCCCGCAACGGCTGGCGCCCGCGCGCCCGGATCCACACCGCGGTGGCCGCCGGCGACGACCCGATCTACATGCTGACCGGGATCATCCCGGCCACCGCCAAGGTGCTGCGCCGGGCCGGGCTGAGCCTGGCCGACATCGACGCGTTCGAGGTCAACGAGGCGTTCTCCTCGGTCGTGCTGGCCTGGCTGGCCGAGACCGGCGCGGATCCGGCCCGGGTCAACATGGACGGCGGCGCGATCGCCATCGGCCACCCGCTCGGCGCCAGCGGCGCCCGGCTGGCCACCACCCTGCTCGGCGTGCTGGAACACACCGGCGGCCGGTTCGGCCTGCAAACCATGTGCGAGGCCGGCGGCACCGCCAACGCCACCATCATCGAACGCCTGTAA
- a CDS encoding DUF3885 domain-containing protein, producing the protein MLPADRGAVRERWIRFHALPGDKRYPASEVEDDMVLARHHTLLAELVTGPTVLVATAGYSDAPKPPEPCLSPETLTPHPRAVYWTSVRMDDKPGGRCPAGANSCSGRVK; encoded by the coding sequence GTGCTGCCCGCAGACCGCGGAGCGGTCCGGGAGCGGTGGATACGGTTCCACGCCCTTCCTGGTGACAAGCGCTATCCAGCCTCAGAAGTCGAGGACGACATGGTTCTGGCTCGGCACCACACGCTCCTTGCCGAGCTGGTGACCGGCCCGACGGTGCTCGTCGCTACGGCTGGCTACTCCGACGCTCCGAAGCCACCGGAACCATGCCTGTCACCGGAGACCCTGACGCCGCACCCACGCGCCGTGTACTGGACGAGCGTCCGGATGGACGACAAGCCCGGGGGTCGCTGCCCGGCCGGAGCGAACTCCTGCTCCGGCCGGGTGAAATAG
- a CDS encoding thioesterase family protein, whose product MHSFAEATAVHPAAGGGFRADLDPQWAVGDKLHGGYLMAVVARAVAASATSTASATGTTAVATRSSADATSTTAVAATADSASAGGGHPHPIAMSTTFLRPPRPGAATVAVELLRAGRSAAQYRARLLQDGEPCAESLVTQGLLDDAPPWWTGQPAPELPAEDECLHLPSNPPGAAFPVHLLDVVEHRLDPACLGFAMGRPSTDGLVSGHLRLADGTDWDPLSLLVALDPSPPVSLALGIQGWAPTLSLTAYLRRLPAPGPLRMTMRAAEVTSGRMDETALLWDAKGALVAQATQLAAVRP is encoded by the coding sequence ATGCACAGCTTCGCCGAGGCCACCGCCGTCCACCCCGCCGCCGGCGGCGGGTTCCGCGCCGACCTGGACCCGCAGTGGGCCGTCGGGGACAAGTTGCACGGCGGTTACTTGATGGCAGTCGTCGCCCGCGCCGTCGCCGCGTCAGCGACAAGCACGGCGTCAGCGACAGGCACGACGGCCGTGGCCACGAGGAGCTCGGCCGACGCCACGAGCACGACGGCCGTCGCCGCCACAGCGGACAGCGCCTCGGCCGGTGGTGGGCATCCGCACCCGATCGCCATGAGCACGACGTTCCTGCGACCGCCCCGGCCCGGTGCCGCCACCGTCGCCGTCGAGCTGCTGCGCGCCGGCCGCAGCGCCGCGCAGTATCGCGCCCGGCTGCTGCAGGACGGCGAGCCGTGCGCCGAATCGCTGGTCACCCAGGGTCTCCTCGACGACGCGCCGCCGTGGTGGACCGGCCAGCCCGCCCCCGAACTGCCCGCCGAGGACGAGTGCCTGCACCTGCCGTCGAACCCACCCGGCGCGGCCTTCCCGGTCCACCTGCTGGACGTGGTCGAGCACCGCCTCGATCCGGCCTGCCTCGGTTTCGCGATGGGGCGTCCCTCCACGGACGGCCTGGTCAGCGGCCATCTGCGGTTGGCCGACGGGACGGACTGGGATCCGTTGAGCCTGCTCGTCGCGCTCGACCCGAGCCCGCCGGTGTCGCTGGCCCTCGGCATCCAGGGGTGGGCGCCGACGCTGAGCCTCACCGCCTACCTGCGACGGCTGCCCGCCCCGGGACCACTGCGGATGACCATGCGGGCCGCCGAGGTGACCAGCGGGCGGATGGACGAGACCGCACTGCTCTGGGACGCCAAGGGGGCACTCGTCGCCCAGGCGACCCAGCTGGCCGCGGTCCGCCCTTAG
- a CDS encoding M1 family metallopeptidase, giving the protein MRRLLVATLATALTLAGTGVAAQAHQKAAPSPGGPGIGDNYYPDYGNSGYDVSHYDIRLRYTPATDRLTGTTTILATATQDLSRLNLDFVLDVSSIQVNNRPATFAREGDHELVVTPARTVAKGGALTIVVQYSGVPSSKVAAGYTAWIRTPDGALAVGEPEIAWWWYPSNDHPSDKATFDVSVSVPDGVEAISNGVQPRPPVRETLGYTRWSWRSLKPQATYLTFLTVGQYDVTTDTTADGSPVYNAYSQLLPQDFRYAAQASVERTAEITDWESTLFGPFPFEARGGVVAPPNTLTFALENQTRPNFSAGFFRRGSNTSVIVHENAHQWFGDSVSVRNWQNIWLNEGFASYAEWLWSEKNDEGTAQEIFDYLYATYPDDAAIWTTAPADPGVAELFGDAVYDRGAMTLHQLRLAVGDDDFFEILRTWTAQHRYGNATTEEFTALAEKISGKDLDALFQAWLYTPAKPVVAASLARSASAKAPVAPKSWAQISQTHALLHEH; this is encoded by the coding sequence GTGCGACGACTGCTCGTGGCCACCCTTGCCACAGCGTTGACGCTCGCCGGCACCGGCGTCGCGGCCCAGGCACACCAGAAGGCCGCGCCCAGCCCGGGCGGACCGGGAATCGGCGACAACTACTACCCGGACTACGGCAACAGCGGATACGACGTCTCCCACTACGACATCCGGCTGCGCTACACCCCGGCCACCGACCGGCTCACCGGCACCACCACGATCCTGGCCACCGCCACCCAGGACCTGAGCCGGCTCAACCTCGACTTCGTCCTGGACGTGTCGTCGATCCAGGTCAACAACCGGCCGGCCACCTTCGCCCGGGAAGGCGATCACGAACTCGTCGTCACGCCGGCCCGGACCGTGGCCAAGGGCGGGGCGCTGACGATCGTGGTGCAGTACTCCGGCGTACCGTCGAGCAAGGTCGCCGCCGGGTACACCGCCTGGATCCGCACCCCGGACGGCGCGCTCGCCGTCGGCGAACCGGAGATCGCCTGGTGGTGGTACCCGAGCAACGACCACCCGTCGGACAAGGCCACCTTCGACGTGTCGGTCTCGGTCCCGGACGGGGTCGAGGCGATCAGCAACGGCGTGCAGCCGCGCCCGCCGGTGCGCGAGACGCTCGGCTACACCCGGTGGAGCTGGCGGTCGCTGAAACCGCAGGCCACCTATCTCACGTTCCTGACCGTCGGCCAGTACGACGTGACCACCGACACCACAGCGGACGGCTCGCCGGTCTACAACGCCTACTCCCAGCTGCTGCCCCAGGACTTCCGGTACGCCGCGCAGGCCAGCGTGGAACGCACCGCGGAGATCACCGACTGGGAGTCGACGCTGTTCGGGCCGTTCCCGTTCGAGGCCCGCGGTGGCGTCGTGGCGCCGCCGAACACGCTCACCTTCGCCCTGGAGAACCAGACCCGGCCGAACTTCAGCGCCGGCTTCTTCCGCCGCGGCTCGAACACCTCGGTGATCGTGCACGAGAACGCCCACCAGTGGTTCGGTGACTCGGTCTCGGTCCGCAACTGGCAGAACATCTGGCTCAACGAGGGCTTCGCCAGCTACGCCGAATGGCTGTGGTCGGAGAAGAACGACGAGGGCACCGCCCAGGAGATCTTCGACTACCTGTACGCCACCTACCCGGACGACGCGGCGATCTGGACGACCGCGCCGGCCGACCCCGGGGTCGCCGAACTGTTCGGTGACGCGGTCTACGACCGGGGCGCGATGACGCTGCACCAGCTGCGCCTCGCGGTCGGCGACGACGACTTCTTCGAGATCCTGCGGACCTGGACCGCCCAGCACAGGTACGGCAACGCCACCACCGAGGAGTTCACCGCGCTGGCGGAGAAGATCTCCGGTAAGGACCTGGACGCGCTGTTCCAGGCCTGGCTGTACACGCCGGCCAAGCCGGTGGTCGCGGCGTCGCTGGCCCGCTCCGCCTCGGCGAAAGCGCCGGTGGCACCGAAGTCGTGGGCGCAGATCAGCCAGACCCACGCCCTGCTGCACGAACACTGA
- a CDS encoding class I SAM-dependent methyltransferase, translating into MDTFTDLVAEGEAAPVDGWDFSWFAGRATEQRPSWGYARLIAARLATAGRALDLQTGGGEVLATAAAGTPPPVLVATEGWPPNAALARDRLAPLGGTVVEASENDPLPFPDASFDLVVSRHPVTTDWAEVARVLAPGGTYLSQQIGAGSVHELIDFMMGPQRVGPVRDPATHRAAAEAAGLTVVDLRDEWLRMEFFDVTAVIVFLRKVIWTVPGFTVAAYRDRLRALHEQITAEGPFVAHSRRFLIEAHRPA; encoded by the coding sequence ATGGACACGTTCACGGATCTCGTGGCCGAGGGTGAGGCCGCCCCGGTCGACGGCTGGGATTTCTCCTGGTTCGCCGGTCGCGCCACCGAACAGCGCCCGAGCTGGGGGTACGCCCGCCTGATCGCCGCCCGCCTGGCCACCGCCGGGCGCGCGCTGGACCTGCAGACCGGTGGCGGCGAGGTGCTCGCGACCGCCGCCGCCGGCACGCCGCCGCCGGTGCTGGTGGCCACCGAGGGCTGGCCACCTAACGCGGCACTGGCCCGGGACCGGCTCGCCCCGCTCGGCGGGACCGTGGTGGAGGCGTCCGAGAACGACCCGCTGCCGTTCCCGGACGCCTCGTTCGACCTGGTGGTGAGCCGGCACCCGGTGACCACCGACTGGGCCGAGGTGGCCCGGGTGCTCGCGCCGGGCGGCACCTACCTGTCCCAGCAGATCGGCGCCGGTTCGGTGCACGAGCTGATCGACTTCATGATGGGCCCGCAGCGGGTCGGCCCGGTGCGGGACCCGGCCACCCACCGCGCGGCTGCCGAGGCGGCCGGCCTGACCGTTGTCGATCTGCGCGACGAGTGGCTGCGCATGGAGTTCTTCGACGTCACCGCCGTGATCGTCTTCCTGCGCAAGGTGATCTGGACGGTGCCGGGGTTCACCGTGGCGGCCTACCGGGACCGGCTGCGCGCCCTGCACGAACAGATCACCGCCGAGGGCCCGTTCGTCGCGCACTCGCGCCGTTTCCTCATCGAGGCGCACCGGCCGGCCTGA
- a CDS encoding MarR family winged helix-turn-helix transcriptional regulator codes for MRDAVDDHVELWSRELPGFDPVREAIMGRLSLLGRHLTQLRRATLDASGLKQWQYKVLLMLRRAGEPFEQSPSELADRLGLTRGALSARLRPLELAGLITRTTADGDRRRVRVRLTPAGLAAWERHTDAESAAESSLLALLDPAEREELAGLLRKLVLRTGLP; via the coding sequence GTGCGCGACGCCGTCGACGACCACGTCGAGTTGTGGTCCCGGGAGCTGCCCGGGTTCGACCCGGTCCGGGAGGCGATCATGGGCCGGTTGTCGCTGCTCGGCCGGCACCTGACCCAGCTGCGGCGGGCCACCCTGGACGCGAGCGGGCTCAAGCAGTGGCAGTACAAGGTGCTGCTGATGCTGCGGCGCGCCGGGGAGCCGTTCGAGCAGAGCCCGTCGGAGCTGGCCGACCGGCTCGGGCTGACCCGGGGTGCGCTGTCGGCGCGGCTGCGGCCCCTGGAACTGGCCGGCCTGATCACCCGCACGACAGCGGACGGGGATCGGCGCCGGGTCCGGGTGCGGCTCACACCCGCCGGGCTGGCGGCGTGGGAGCGGCACACCGACGCGGAGAGCGCCGCCGAGTCGTCGCTGCTGGCCCTGCTCGACCCGGCGGAGCGGGAGGAACTCGCCGGGTTGCTGCGCAAGCTGGTCCTGCGGACGGGACTGCCATGA
- a CDS encoding LysR substrate-binding domain-containing protein, with protein MLDVRKLRLLCDLERLGTIAAVAQARCYTASAVSQQLSALEREAGVALLERTGRRVAFTAAGQVLARHAARVLSALEETDAALAAVRTGPAGPLRIGAFPTAVRTLLPSALVSLGRAHPALELMVTEVDPADVPAALRERRLDVGLLNDYDIAPGDVDADLDSVPLLDETVFLAVPAEVDCDSLDAAAGQPWIMASAGTLCHEVTVRVCAGHGYTPRVRHRADDFATVLALVGAGQGVSLVPRLAAAAPPPTVRLIALGLRRRTRIAYRRGAATHPAVAALIAALT; from the coding sequence ATGCTCGACGTGCGGAAACTGCGCCTGCTCTGCGACCTGGAGCGCCTCGGCACGATTGCCGCGGTGGCCCAGGCCCGCTGCTACACGGCCAGCGCGGTCTCCCAGCAACTGTCGGCGCTCGAGCGGGAGGCGGGCGTCGCGCTGCTGGAGCGCACCGGGCGGCGGGTGGCGTTCACGGCGGCCGGTCAGGTCCTGGCCCGGCACGCCGCCCGGGTGCTGTCCGCGCTGGAGGAGACCGACGCCGCCCTGGCCGCGGTGCGCACCGGGCCGGCCGGGCCGCTGCGGATCGGCGCGTTCCCGACCGCGGTGCGCACCCTGCTGCCGAGCGCGCTGGTCAGCCTGGGCCGCGCCCATCCGGCCCTGGAACTCATGGTGACCGAGGTGGACCCGGCCGACGTGCCGGCGGCGCTGCGCGAGCGGCGTCTCGATGTGGGGCTGCTCAACGACTACGACATCGCGCCCGGTGACGTCGATGCCGATCTCGACTCGGTGCCGCTGCTGGACGAGACGGTGTTCCTGGCGGTGCCGGCCGAGGTGGACTGCGACTCGCTGGACGCCGCGGCCGGCCAGCCATGGATCATGGCCAGTGCCGGGACGTTGTGCCACGAGGTGACGGTGCGGGTCTGCGCCGGGCACGGTTACACGCCCCGGGTGCGGCACCGCGCCGACGACTTCGCGACGGTTCTCGCCCTGGTCGGCGCCGGTCAGGGCGTGTCGCTGGTCCCGCGGCTCGCGGCCGCCGCGCCACCGCCGACGGTCCGGCTGATCGCGCTCGGCCTGCGACGGCGCACCCGGATCGCCTATCGCCGGGGTGCCGCGACCCATCCCGCCGTCGCCGCGCTGATCGCCGCGCTGACCTGA
- a CDS encoding dihydrodipicolinate synthase family protein, which translates to MELTGVFVPMITPFDACGAVAFDALERLAHEVLDAGATGLVALGTTGEPSALTAGERDGVVAVLSRVCAAHAAPLLGPPDERVSAALTLVPPFVRPGPRGVLAHFTALAATSPVPLVIYHVPPRTGQPLDAVTLRRIGALDRVIGIKYATGALDADVIALLADPPPGFAVLSGDDLFLSPLLALGAAGGILASAHLATDRFAALTRAWQTGDLDAARKLGHELTPLSAALFAEPNPTVIKAVLHARGRIPTPSVRLPLLSATAASRDAALRCLGAAGRRSSPGAPGSAGR; encoded by the coding sequence ATGGAGCTGACCGGCGTCTTCGTCCCGATGATCACCCCGTTCGACGCCTGCGGTGCGGTCGCCTTCGACGCGCTGGAGCGGCTGGCGCACGAGGTCCTCGACGCCGGCGCGACCGGCCTGGTCGCGCTCGGCACCACCGGGGAGCCGTCGGCGCTGACCGCCGGGGAACGCGACGGTGTCGTGGCCGTGCTGTCCCGGGTGTGCGCGGCGCACGCGGCGCCGTTGCTGGGCCCGCCCGACGAGCGGGTCAGCGCCGCGCTGACCCTGGTCCCGCCGTTCGTGCGGCCCGGACCGCGAGGTGTCCTCGCGCACTTCACCGCGCTCGCCGCGACCAGCCCGGTCCCGCTGGTGATCTACCACGTGCCGCCGCGTACCGGCCAGCCGCTCGACGCCGTGACCCTGCGCCGCATCGGCGCGCTGGACCGGGTGATCGGGATCAAGTACGCCACCGGCGCCCTGGACGCCGACGTGATCGCGTTGCTCGCCGACCCGCCGCCCGGTTTTGCCGTCCTCTCCGGCGACGACCTGTTCCTGTCCCCGCTGCTCGCGCTCGGCGCGGCCGGCGGCATCCTGGCCTCCGCGCACCTGGCCACCGACCGGTTCGCCGCACTGACCCGCGCCTGGCAGACCGGTGACCTGGACGCCGCCCGCAAGCTCGGGCACGAGCTCACCCCGCTGTCCGCGGCCCTGTTCGCCGAGCCCAACCCCACGGTGATCAAGGCGGTGCTGCACGCGCGGGGCCGCATTCCGACCCCTTCGGTACGCCTGCCGCTGCTGAGCGCCACGGCCGCGTCGCGCGACGCGGCCCTGCGCTGCCTCGGTGCCGCCGGACGCCGATCGTCGCCGGGTGCACCCGGCTCGGCCGGCCGGTGA